GAGAGCGATTTCAGATGCAATATATTTTTGGCTAAGTATGCTTTTGTTAAAAGTGACTTAACTTCTAACCGAATCAGAAAAAGAAAGCAACTTGGCTTCATGTTCGCATAACCTTTTATTGCACATAAAGGATAAAAATAATGAACACTGTTTAGACAAGTTTAAACCCATTGAAATAAAGCCTCATAGAGATAAATCACTTGTTTTGATAGAAAATTACGAAAATCAGGTGCAAGAATTTGCAAATAATGGTATGTTGAGAATTGTAAACAAAATCTTAAGCGCTTTCATCAGTCAGACAGTTTCTCTCACTTAGTTGCAATTCATTTTATTATTCATTTGCTAGAAGTTCCTAATTTTCAGGGACTACACCTAGTTTTAACACTTTGGAAGTGAGAGAAAATCTATTAAGTCTTTCTGACTGTGTTTGCAGAAACATTAAGTTTCAGCAAATACTTATAAAATTTTTGCTGCGCTTGCAAAAGTTAATGTGCTAAAGCCTAGCACTACATATTCACATGCTTAAAATTGCGATTTTCATCAAATATATTGAGAAAATGCCTCTTTTTAATATTTGATTGGAGGCGTTTCAATTATTGGGAATTTTTAGCAAAGCATGTAATTCTAGAAGTTACATCACTTCTAGCTGAACTGAACACACCAATCAACTCTGTACTGCTATTTTTTAACCAAAGGGAAAGAATAATGAGCATCGTCCAAGCAAAGTTTGAAGCTTCTGCAAATGCCTTTCATGTTGAAGGTTATGAAAAGATTGAGTACGATTTAGTTTATGTAAATGGAGTTTTTGATATTAAAAATCAAGAACTAGCAGATGCATACAGAAGTTTTGGTCGCTGCTTGGCCGTTGTAGATGCTAACGTTAGCCGTCTGTACGGTACTCAGATTCAGGAATATTTCCAATATTACGGGATTGATTTAACACTTTTTCCGATTACTATTACAGAACCAAACAAAACTATCCAAACTTTTGAGACAGTTATAGATGCGATCGCAGATTTCAAATTAGTTCGCAAAGAGCCAGTTTTAGTAGTAGGCGGCGGTTTAATCACGGATGTTGTCGGTTTTGCTTGCTCTACTTACCGCCGTCGCAGCAATTATATCCGTATTCCTACAACTTTAATTGGTTTAATTGATGCCAGCGTAGCCATCAAAGTCGCAGTTAACCATAAAAAACTGAAAAACCGTTTGGGTGCTTATCATGCTTCCAAAAAGGTTTTCTTAGACTTCTCTTTGTTGCGGACTTTGCCTACAGACCAAGTGCGTAACGGCATGGCAGAATTAATCAAAATCGCTGTAGTTGGTCACAAAGAAGTATTTGAGTTGTTGGAAAAGTACGGCGAAGAACTGTTACGCACTCACTTTGGTAATATTGACGCAACTCCAGAAATTCAAGAAGTAGCTCATGAAGTGACTTACAAAGCCATCAAAAAGATGCTGGAGTTGGAAGTACCTAACCTGCATGAGTTAGACCTAGATAGAGTAATTGCTTACGGTCATACTTGGAGTCCGACTTTGGAACTTGCACCCCTCGTACCGATGTTCCACGGACATGCAGTCAACATTGATATGGCCTTATCTGCAACGATCGCAGCTAAACGAGGTTATATTACCACCCAAGAACGCGATCGCATTTTAGGCTTGATGAGTCGTATCGGTTTAGCACTCGACCATCCTTTGTTGGATGCAGAACTTTTATGGCGTGCTACCAAGTCTATCAGTCTTACCCGTGATGGTTTACAAAGAGCCGCCATGCCAAGACCCATTGGTGAGTGCTTCTTTGTCAACGACTTCACAGAAGAAGAATTAGCAGAAGTTTTGGCTGAACACAAAGAACTTTGCATCACCTATCCTCGTGGTGGCGAGGGTGTAGAGATGTACCCAGCTACCGCGCCCAAAGAACTAGTCGGGAGTGCAAAATAATGTCTAGCGTAATTGCAAAACCGACAGCTAGACCTGTGACACCGTTGGGAATCTTGACAAAGAAGCTAGAAGCTGCTGTACAAGAGATCAATCAACGCGCAGATTTACCAGCGGAACTAGTAGCTAATATCAAGCAAGCATGGCGTTTGGCAGCAGGTCTAGATCCTTACTTAGAAGAATATACCACTCAAGAATCAGCTGCCTTAGCTGCATTAGCCCAAACAACAGCAACAGAAGCCTGGGGTGAACACTTTACAGAAGGCACAACTGTACGACCTTTAGAACAAGAAATGCTATCTGGTCATATAGAAGGACAAACCCTAAAAATGTTTGTTCACATGACCAAAGCCAAAAAAGTGCTAGAAATCGGCATGTTCACAGGTTATTCTGCACTAGCGATGGCAGAAGCGTTACCTGCGGATGGACTTTTGGTTGCTTGTGAAGTAGACCCTTACGCGGCTGAAGTGGGACAAACTGCTTTCAATCAATCTCCTGACGGTGCAAAAATTCGCATCGAATTAGGTTCAGCTTTAGAAACCTTGGAGAAATTGGCTGAGGCTGGAGAATCCTTTGACTTAGTATTTATCGATGCCGATAAAAAAGAGTACATAGCGTATTTCCAAATCCTGCTAGATACCAATTTGCTAGCACCATCTGGATTTATCTGCGTTGATAATACATTGCTGCAAGGGGAGGTATATTTACCTGCACAAGAACGCAGCGTTAACGGCGAAGCGATCGCGCAATTTAATCGTACCGTAGCTCTTGACCCGCGTGTAGAACAGGTAATATTGCCGCTGCGAGATGGCTTAACAATTATCCGCAGAGTAAATCCGTAATTGCCTGGTTTTTTATGGCACAATCTATTTCTTTTTCTTCCACACCTGCTACACCGTCTGTTCCTTCACAAAGCAAAATAGCCGCTATTTTCCCCAACATAGGGACATTGACTTTGCTTTTACTAGCATTGCCAATTAATGCCAGCATCGTTTTTTTATCTTTGCTGTGGCGTGCTATTTTGCGTCCTTTCCTACCTCCAGCCGTCAAAGCTGGAAATCCGAAAAACGTCCTGATCAGTGGTGGTAAAATGACCAAAGCTTTACAACTAGCAAGGTCATTTCACGCCGCTGGACATCGAGTCGTTTTGTTGGAAACTCATAAATACTGGTTAACAGGACATCAATTTTCCCAGGCGGTAGATAAATTTTACACAGTTCCCGCCCCCCAGGAAAACCCAGAAGGTTATACCCAGGCTTTAGTAGATATCATCAAACAAGAAAACATTGATATCTACATTCCTGTCACCAGTCCTGTAGGAAGCTATTACGACTCCCTAGCAAAACCAGAGTTATCGCGTTATTGCGAAGTATTTCACTTTGACGCAGATATTACCCAGATGCTAGATGATAAATATGCCCTTGCTGAAACTGCGCGATCGCTTGGTTTATCAGTACCTAAATCTTTCCAAATCACCTCTGCTGAACAAGTCTTAAATTTTGACTTTTCTGGTGAAACTCGTAAATACATCCTCAAAAGCATACCTTACGACTCAGTGCGGCGTTTGGATTTAACCAAACTTCCCTGTGCGACACCAGAAGAAACAGCAGCATTCGTCAGAAGTTTACCCATCAGTCCCGAAAAGCCGTGGATCATGCAAGAATTTATTCCTGGTAAGGAATTTTGCACCCATAGCACTGTCCGAAATGGTGAATTGAGATTACATTGCTGTTGTGAATCTTCAGCGTTTCAAGTCAACTATGAAAACGTTGAAAATCCTCAAATCTTGGAATGGGTGAAGCATTTTGTCAAGGAACTGAAACTCACAGGACAGATTTCCTTTGACTTTATCCAAGCTGAGGATGGCACAGTTTATGCTATAGAGTGCAACCCGCGTACTCACTCAGCAATTACTACTTTCTACGACCATCCCCAGGTTGCAGAAGCTTACCTTAGTAAAGAAGCAACAGCTGAAACTTTACAGCCACTACCCACAAGCAAACCCACCTATTGGACTTATCATGAAGTCTGGCGTTTGACTGGTATCCGTTCTTTCACGCAATTGAAAACATGGATTTGGAATATTTGGCGCGGGACTGATGCAATTTATAAATTAGATGACCCGTTACCATTTTTAATGGTGCATCACTGGCAAATTCCCCTGTTGTTGCTGAAGAATTTGCGTCGACTCAAAGGTTGGACGCGGATAGATTTCAACATCGGGAAGCTGGTGGAATTGGGGGGGGATTGAGGGATTTGCCTCACGCAAAGACGCAAAGACGCAAAAAGGAAGTTTTTCTCTGTGTCTTTGTGGCTTTGTGGTTTATTTATAACTTTAGGTAGATGAATTATGTCAGTACTTCGTATTATTCATTTAGTTGGGTCAGCAGACAATGAATTTTATTGTAATTTGTCACGTCTTTATGCTCAAGACTGTTTAACAGCAACGGCAGATCCATCGCGCTATGACTTTCAGATTGCATACATCACACCTGACGGCCAGTGGCGATTTCCTCGTTCTCTCAGTCGAGAAGATATTGCTGTCAGCAAACCGATTCCTTTGTTTGAGGCTATAGAGTTGATCACAAAGCAAAACATTGACCTTGTGTTACCACAAATGTTTTGTATTCCTGGAATGACTCACTACCGGGGTTTATTTGACCTACTTAAGATTCCTTACATCGGCAATACTGCGGATCTCATGGCAATAACGGCGCACAAAGCCAGAACTAAAGCAATTGTCGAAGCAGCAGGGGTGAAAGTGCCTCGTGGAGAACTACTCCGCAAAGGTGACGTTCCGACAATTACACCTCCAGCAATCATCAAACCTGTAAATTCTGACAACTCTTTAGGAGTGACCTTAGTCAAAGAGGCTTCTGATTATGACGCTGCTCTCAAGCAAGCATTTGAATATGCAGATGAGGTGATTGTAGAAACATTCATCGAAGTCGGTCGCGAAGTCAGATGTGGTATCATTGTCAAAGATGGAGAGCTAGTGGGTTTACCCCTTGAAGAGTATCTGCTAGACCCCCAAGAGAAACCCATCCGCAAGCATACTGATAAACTTCTACAATCGGACGATGGTGATTTGCGTTACGCCGCTAAAGATAATATCAAGTCTTGGATTGTAGACCCTAACGACCCGATCACCCAAACAGTTCAGCAAATAGCTAAGAAGTGTCATCAGGCTTTGGGTTGTCGCCACTACAGTTTATTTGACTTCCGCATCGACCCAATGGGACAACCTTGGTTTTTAGAAGCTGGGCTGTATTGTTCTTTTGCCTCCACAAGTGTGATATCCTCTATGGCGAAAGCAGCGGGAATTCCTCTAAATGAGTTATTAATAACGGCTATCAATGAAACTTTAGGCACTAATCAAAAGGCGATCGCTTATAGTAGGTAATATCTAAGTATAATCTACCTCCAAGGAAGCTGAGAATATGAGATTTTTCGTTTTGCCCTACTCCCCTATAGCCAGGATTCGAGTATTCAAAACGACTTGACAAACATCCTCCGAGGCTTTGCAAGCATACAAATTGCGATCGCGCTCTTGGGGGCGCATTGCTTCCAGTACTGTATTAGTTTATAAGTTAAGCATCTTGAGGATTTAGGCGAGCCATTTCCCAAGTTGTGTAAGTGCCTATGGGACTCCACAGTAAATAAGGAACTAATAATAGTGCTGCCCAACCGGAAATAGTTAAGACTATAAGTGTCAAAAAAGCACCTATAATGAAACCTGTACCACCAATAATTGTGCCTGCTTTCAAGCTGCGAAGCCTGAACATTAAAGGTGTGTAGGCAATAGTCACAATTTCTAAAAGTAGGTATAAACCTATTATTAACCACGTTGTAGTGGTTCCTGGGTTTTTTTCCCAAACAATATAAGCTGACCAAGCAGCACAAATAAATATTACAGTCCAGATGACGGGAATGGCTGCTTCAAAAGTTAGCCAATTTGGTCTTTGTAGACGTTTGAACCACTTGCGATCGCTCGGCGTAATCAAGTTAGCTCCCAAGGCAACTATAAAAGCTACACCTCCAATCACCATCCAAGATTTAATCATACACTTTATCCTTTGCGTTGACTCGTAGAGGCTTGTCGTTACACATCGCTGCTTTTGTTTAAATATCACTCTTGATAGTGCGATTTTGTCAATTTAATTGCTAATTACTCATCACCCCTGAGTTTGATCAATTAATATCATTTGGCAGGATTTTAAAAATCGGTAGACAAAAGTTAGTTGTTAGTTCTCAGTTGTCAGTTGTCAGTTGTTAGTTGTTATTCTTCCCCTGCGCTAAGTATTCCCTAAGATTGCCAGATGATTCTGCCCAAAGATGGGGGTATACAGTTAGCTGTGGGAATATTCTTAAAAACTGGGGATATTGTGATTAGTCAGGGTGTAAATTAATATGCAAAGTGAATCAGAAGTGCGATCGCTAGCACCAGCAACTCAAGGAATTGGTAATACTATTCGCTTCACAGGCTGGATTGCTTTCTGGCTACAATTGGGACTTGGAGTGGTTTCTGGTATAGCTT
Above is a window of Nostoc sp. UHCC 0702 DNA encoding:
- a CDS encoding sedoheptulose 7-phosphate cyclase; protein product: MSIVQAKFEASANAFHVEGYEKIEYDLVYVNGVFDIKNQELADAYRSFGRCLAVVDANVSRLYGTQIQEYFQYYGIDLTLFPITITEPNKTIQTFETVIDAIADFKLVRKEPVLVVGGGLITDVVGFACSTYRRRSNYIRIPTTLIGLIDASVAIKVAVNHKKLKNRLGAYHASKKVFLDFSLLRTLPTDQVRNGMAELIKIAVVGHKEVFELLEKYGEELLRTHFGNIDATPEIQEVAHEVTYKAIKKMLELEVPNLHELDLDRVIAYGHTWSPTLELAPLVPMFHGHAVNIDMALSATIAAKRGYITTQERDRILGLMSRIGLALDHPLLDAELLWRATKSISLTRDGLQRAAMPRPIGECFFVNDFTEEELAEVLAEHKELCITYPRGGEGVEMYPATAPKELVGSAK
- a CDS encoding class I SAM-dependent methyltransferase — encoded protein: MSSVIAKPTARPVTPLGILTKKLEAAVQEINQRADLPAELVANIKQAWRLAAGLDPYLEEYTTQESAALAALAQTTATEAWGEHFTEGTTVRPLEQEMLSGHIEGQTLKMFVHMTKAKKVLEIGMFTGYSALAMAEALPADGLLVACEVDPYAAEVGQTAFNQSPDGAKIRIELGSALETLEKLAEAGESFDLVFIDADKKEYIAYFQILLDTNLLAPSGFICVDNTLLQGEVYLPAQERSVNGEAIAQFNRTVALDPRVEQVILPLRDGLTIIRRVNP
- a CDS encoding ATP-grasp domain-containing protein, with translation MAQSISFSSTPATPSVPSQSKIAAIFPNIGTLTLLLLALPINASIVFLSLLWRAILRPFLPPAVKAGNPKNVLISGGKMTKALQLARSFHAAGHRVVLLETHKYWLTGHQFSQAVDKFYTVPAPQENPEGYTQALVDIIKQENIDIYIPVTSPVGSYYDSLAKPELSRYCEVFHFDADITQMLDDKYALAETARSLGLSVPKSFQITSAEQVLNFDFSGETRKYILKSIPYDSVRRLDLTKLPCATPEETAAFVRSLPISPEKPWIMQEFIPGKEFCTHSTVRNGELRLHCCCESSAFQVNYENVENPQILEWVKHFVKELKLTGQISFDFIQAEDGTVYAIECNPRTHSAITTFYDHPQVAEAYLSKEATAETLQPLPTSKPTYWTYHEVWRLTGIRSFTQLKTWIWNIWRGTDAIYKLDDPLPFLMVHHWQIPLLLLKNLRRLKGWTRIDFNIGKLVELGGD
- a CDS encoding D-alanine--D-alanine ligase, producing MSVLRIIHLVGSADNEFYCNLSRLYAQDCLTATADPSRYDFQIAYITPDGQWRFPRSLSREDIAVSKPIPLFEAIELITKQNIDLVLPQMFCIPGMTHYRGLFDLLKIPYIGNTADLMAITAHKARTKAIVEAAGVKVPRGELLRKGDVPTITPPAIIKPVNSDNSLGVTLVKEASDYDAALKQAFEYADEVIVETFIEVGREVRCGIIVKDGELVGLPLEEYLLDPQEKPIRKHTDKLLQSDDGDLRYAAKDNIKSWIVDPNDPITQTVQQIAKKCHQALGCRHYSLFDFRIDPMGQPWFLEAGLYCSFASTSVISSMAKAAGIPLNELLITAINETLGTNQKAIAYSR
- a CDS encoding TspO/MBR family protein, translating into MIKSWMVIGGVAFIVALGANLITPSDRKWFKRLQRPNWLTFEAAIPVIWTVIFICAAWSAYIVWEKNPGTTTTWLIIGLYLLLEIVTIAYTPLMFRLRSLKAGTIIGGTGFIIGAFLTLIVLTISGWAALLLVPYLLWSPIGTYTTWEMARLNPQDA